Proteins from one Triticum aestivum cultivar Chinese Spring chromosome 7A, IWGSC CS RefSeq v2.1, whole genome shotgun sequence genomic window:
- the LOC123151752 gene encoding uncharacterized protein, which translates to MVPAKGWSRRVGSARSFVGNALGGVRGWTNVASWAVAGSLAYYLWVRPARQLQKEQQERAALAAASDPYRYVEKRRPIPDPQDTGLTYGKKKDPPKSDN; encoded by the exons ATGGTGCCGGCGAAGGGGTGGAGCCGGAGGGTCGGGAGCGCGCGGTCGTTCGTGGGGAACGCGCTGGGCGGCGTGCGCGGTTGGACCAACGTCGCCTCCTGGGCGGTCGCCGGGAGCCTCGCCTACTACCTCTGGGTCCGACCCGCGCGCCAGCTCCAGAAGGAGCAGCAG GAACGAGCTGCTTTAGCTGCTGCCTCGGATCCATACCGTTATGTCGAGAAACGGAGGCCAATTCCTGACCCCCAG GACACTGGCCTAACTTACGGGAAGAAGAAGGATCCTCCGAAGTCTGACAACTAG